The following proteins are co-located in the Hevea brasiliensis isolate MT/VB/25A 57/8 chromosome 11, ASM3005281v1, whole genome shotgun sequence genome:
- the LOC131170224 gene encoding uncharacterized protein LOC131170224 has product MRQKASVKNLDKLLDYEDVETLGDDEDEDDVGAILGGSKGNGWADKKQHTLINFLVNSPKGNFFIEFVDAPEHLKTGDEIYELLNRFVKHVREANMVQVVTDNASNCELIGKLLEIKRPHLYWTPRAAHCIDLMLEDIGKIPNIHNTIKMAVTLNGYIYIRSGVVNMLRRFTSEKELIRPAVT; this is encoded by the exons ATGCGGCAAAAGGCTTCAGTAAAGAACTTAGATAAACTGCTTGATTATGAGGATGTTGAAACTCTTGGAGatgatgaagatgaagatgatgttGGGGCAATTCTTGGAGGATCAAAGGGAA ATGGTTGGGCTGATAAGAAACAACATACTTTGATTAATTTCTTGGTGAATTCtccaaagggaaattttttcATAGAATTTGTTGATGCTCCAGAGCACTTAAAGACTGGTGATGAGATATATGAGCTACTTAATAGATTTGTGAAGCATGTTAGAGAGGCTAATATGGTTCAAGTTGTGACAGATAATGCTAGCAATTGTGAGCTTATAG GGAAGTTGTTGGAAATAAAGCGCCCTCATTTGTATTGGACTCCTCGTGCTGCCCATTGCATAGATTTGATGCTAGAAGATATTGGAAAAATTCCCAACATTCATAATACAATTAAAATGGCAGTGACATTGAATGGATATATTTACATTCGTTCGGGTGTGGTGAACATGTTGCGGCGCTTTACTAGTGAAAAAGAGCTAATTAGGCCAGCTGTCACATGA